A window of the Diceros bicornis minor isolate mBicDic1 chromosome 30, mDicBic1.mat.cur, whole genome shotgun sequence genome harbors these coding sequences:
- the LOC131394516 gene encoding zinc finger protein 709-like isoform X2, with amino-acid sequence MCETFRNLASIGKSWEDNDVEVKNTSQGRKLRNRMLQRLFKSEDSRLCQENISLNPNRSLNKKTTGDKPCECSACGVVFMHHSSLKRHIRCHTEYKLYDYQKDGEKQYKCKECGKAFPFHKSLEIHERIHTGEKLYECKNCSKAFTSSSSLQRHERNHTGEKPYECKECGKAFRCSSSLRKHEITHTGEKPHECKICSKAFTSSSYLREHERIHTGEKRYKCKKCSKAFTSSSSFRRHERIHTGEKPYECKNCSKAFASSSYLREHERIHTGEKLYECKNCGKAFTSSSSLQRHERNHTGEKPYECKECGKAFSYSSSLRKHERIHTGEKLYECKNCSKAFTSSSSLQRHERNHTGEKPYECKECGKAFSFSSSLRKHEITHTGEKPHECKNCSKAFTSSSYLREHERIHTGEKPYKCKKCSKAFTSSSSLRRHERIHTGEKPYECKNCSKAFAFSSYLREHERIHTGEKLYECKNCGKAFTSSSSLQKHERNHTGEKPYECKECGKAFSCSSSLRKHEIIHTGEKLYECKNCSKAFTSSSSLQRHERNHTGEKPYECKECGKAFRCSSSLRKHEITHTGEKPHECKNCSKAFTTSSYLREHERIHTGEKRYKCKKCSKAFTSSSSLRRHERIHTGEKPYECKNCSKAFTSSSYLREHERIHTGEKPYECKKCSKAFSSSSFLKIHERTHTGEKPYECKECGKSFSCSSSLRKHEITHTGEKHECKKCSKAFTFSTCLQRHERTHTGEKPYECKECRKAFSCSSSLRKHEITHTGEKHECKKCSKTFTSSSSLQVHERIHTGEKPYECKNCSKAFRSSSYLREHERIHTGEKRYKCKKCSKAFIFSGSLKVHEITHTGEKPYECKKCSKAFSFSSFLQQHERIHTGEKPYECEKCSKAFTFSTSLRRHARTHTGEKPSECKEYMKAFMIPSSL; translated from the exons ATGTGCGAAACCTTCAGGAACCTGGCCTCTATAG GAAAATCATGGGAAGATAATGATGTTGAAGTTAAAAACACAAGCCAGGgaagaaaattaag AAATCGTATGTTACAGAGACTCTTCAAAAGTGAAGATAGTCGTCTATGTCAAGAAAACATCAGCCTAAATCCAAATCGCAGTCTgaacaagaaaactacaggtgaTAAACCATGTGAATGCAGTGCATGTGGAGTAGTCTTCATGCATCATTCATCCCTTAAAAGGCACATTAGATGTCACACTGAATACAAACTGTATGACTACCAAAAAGATGGAGAGAAGcaatataaatgtaaggaatgtggaaaagccttcccTTTTCACAAGTCTCTTGaaatacatgaaagaattcatactggagagaaactctatgaatgtaaaaattgtagtaaagcattcacttcttccagtTCCCTTCAGagacatgaaagaaatcacactggagagaaaccctatgaatgtaaagaatgcgGGAAAGCCTTCAGGTGTAGCAGTTCTCTTCGAAAACATGAaataactcacactggagagaaacctcatGAATGTAAAAtctgcagtaaagcattcacttcttccagtTACCTTCGagaacatgaaagaattcatactggagagaaacgctataaatgtaaaaaatgcagtaaagcattcacttcttccagttcttttcgaagacatgaaagaattcacactggagagaaaccctatgaatgtaaaaactgCAGTAAAGCATTCGCTTCTTCCAGTTATCTTCGagaacatgaaagaattcatactggagagaaactctATGAATGTAAAAATTGTGGTAAGGCATTCACTTCTTCCAGTTCCCTTCAGagacatgaaagaaatcacactggagagaaaccctatgaatgtaaagaatgcgGGAAAGCCTTCAGTTATAGCAGTTCTCTTCgaaaacatgaaagaattcacactggagagaaactctatgaatgtaaaaattgtagtaaagcattcacttcttccagtTCCCTTCAGagacatgaaagaaatcacactggagagaaaccctatgaatgtaaagaatgcgGGAAAGCCTTCAGTTTTAGCAGTTCTCTTCGAAAACATGAaataactcacactggagagaaacctcatGAATGTAAAaactgcagtaaagcattcacttcttccagtTATCTTCGagaacatgaaagaattcatactggagagaaaccctataaatgtaaaaaatgcagtaaagcattcacttcttccagttctcttcgaagacatgaaagaattcacactggagagaaaccctatgaatgtaaaaactgcagtaaagcattcgctttttccagttatcttcgagaacatgaaagaattcatactggagagaaactctATGAATGTAAAAATTGTGGTAAGGCATTCACTTCTTCCAGTTCCCTTCAGaaacatgaaagaaatcacactggagagaaaccctatgaatgtaaagaatgcgGGAAAGCCTTCAGTTGTAGCAGTTCTCTTCGAAAACATGAAataattcacactggagagaaactatatgaatgtaaaaattgtagtaaagcattcacttcttccagtTCCCTTCAGagacatgaaagaaatcacactggagagaaaccctatgaatgtaaagaatgcgGGAAAGCCTTCAGGTGTAGCAGTTCTCTTCGAAAACATGAaataactcacactggagagaaacctcatGAATGTAAAaactgcagtaaagcattcactacTTCCAGTTATCTTCGagaacatgaaagaattcatactggagagaaacgctataaatgtaaaaaatgcagtaaagcattcacttcttccagttctcttcgaagacatgaaagaattcacactggagagaaaccctatgaatgtaaaaactgcagtaaagcattcacttcttccagtTATCTTCGagaacatgaaagaattcatactggagagaaaccctatgaatgtaaaaaatgcagtaaagcattcagttcttccagttttcttaaaatacatgaaagaactcatactggagagaaaccctatgaatgtaaagaatgtgggaaatccttcagTTGTAGTAGTTCTCTTCGAAAACATGAAATaactcacacaggagagaaacatgaatgtaaaaaatgcagtaaagcattcactttttCCACTTGTcttcaaagacatgaaagaactcatactggagagaaaccctatgagtgtAAAGAATGCAGGAAAGCCTTCAGTTGTAGTAGTTCTCTTCGAAAACATGAAATaactcacacaggagagaaacatgaatgtaaaaaatgcagtaaaacaTTCACTTCTTCTAGTTCTCTTCaagtacatgaaagaattcacactggagagaaaccctatgaatgtaaaaattgcagtaaagcattcagGTCTTCCAGTTATCTTCGagaacatgaaagaattcatactggagagaaacgctataaatgtaagaaatgcagtaaagcattcatcTTTTCCGGTTCTCTTAAAGTACATGAaataactcacactggagagaaaccctatgaatgtaaaaaatgcagtaaagcattcagtttctccagttttcttcaacaacatgaaagaattcatactggagagaaaccctatgaatgtgaaaaatgcagtaaagcattcactttttCCACTTCTTTGCGAAGACATgcaagaactcatactggagagaaaccctctGAATGTAAGGAATATATGAAAGCCTTTATGATTCCTTCAAGCCTTTGA
- the LOC131394516 gene encoding zinc finger protein 709-like isoform X1, with amino-acid sequence MMHLYWVILVDLQQLCPPTQSLQQDLNCILVSPRIQDSVAIEDVAVNFTPEEWTLLDPSQRKLYRDVMCETFRNLASIGKSWEDNDVEVKNTSQGRKLRNRMLQRLFKSEDSRLCQENISLNPNRSLNKKTTGDKPCECSACGVVFMHHSSLKRHIRCHTEYKLYDYQKDGEKQYKCKECGKAFPFHKSLEIHERIHTGEKLYECKNCSKAFTSSSSLQRHERNHTGEKPYECKECGKAFRCSSSLRKHEITHTGEKPHECKICSKAFTSSSYLREHERIHTGEKRYKCKKCSKAFTSSSSFRRHERIHTGEKPYECKNCSKAFASSSYLREHERIHTGEKLYECKNCGKAFTSSSSLQRHERNHTGEKPYECKECGKAFSYSSSLRKHERIHTGEKLYECKNCSKAFTSSSSLQRHERNHTGEKPYECKECGKAFSFSSSLRKHEITHTGEKPHECKNCSKAFTSSSYLREHERIHTGEKPYKCKKCSKAFTSSSSLRRHERIHTGEKPYECKNCSKAFAFSSYLREHERIHTGEKLYECKNCGKAFTSSSSLQKHERNHTGEKPYECKECGKAFSCSSSLRKHEIIHTGEKLYECKNCSKAFTSSSSLQRHERNHTGEKPYECKECGKAFRCSSSLRKHEITHTGEKPHECKNCSKAFTTSSYLREHERIHTGEKRYKCKKCSKAFTSSSSLRRHERIHTGEKPYECKNCSKAFTSSSYLREHERIHTGEKPYECKKCSKAFSSSSFLKIHERTHTGEKPYECKECGKSFSCSSSLRKHEITHTGEKHECKKCSKAFTFSTCLQRHERTHTGEKPYECKECRKAFSCSSSLRKHEITHTGEKHECKKCSKTFTSSSSLQVHERIHTGEKPYECKNCSKAFRSSSYLREHERIHTGEKRYKCKKCSKAFIFSGSLKVHEITHTGEKPYECKKCSKAFSFSSFLQQHERIHTGEKPYECEKCSKAFTFSTSLRRHARTHTGEKPSECKEYMKAFMIPSSL; translated from the exons gaTTCAGTAGCCATTGAGGATGTGGCTGTGAACTTCACCCCAGAAGAGTGGACTTTACTGGATCCTTCACAGAGGAAACTCTACAGAGATGTGATGTGCGAAACCTTCAGGAACCTGGCCTCTATAG GAAAATCATGGGAAGATAATGATGTTGAAGTTAAAAACACAAGCCAGGgaagaaaattaag AAATCGTATGTTACAGAGACTCTTCAAAAGTGAAGATAGTCGTCTATGTCAAGAAAACATCAGCCTAAATCCAAATCGCAGTCTgaacaagaaaactacaggtgaTAAACCATGTGAATGCAGTGCATGTGGAGTAGTCTTCATGCATCATTCATCCCTTAAAAGGCACATTAGATGTCACACTGAATACAAACTGTATGACTACCAAAAAGATGGAGAGAAGcaatataaatgtaaggaatgtggaaaagccttcccTTTTCACAAGTCTCTTGaaatacatgaaagaattcatactggagagaaactctatgaatgtaaaaattgtagtaaagcattcacttcttccagtTCCCTTCAGagacatgaaagaaatcacactggagagaaaccctatgaatgtaaagaatgcgGGAAAGCCTTCAGGTGTAGCAGTTCTCTTCGAAAACATGAaataactcacactggagagaaacctcatGAATGTAAAAtctgcagtaaagcattcacttcttccagtTACCTTCGagaacatgaaagaattcatactggagagaaacgctataaatgtaaaaaatgcagtaaagcattcacttcttccagttcttttcgaagacatgaaagaattcacactggagagaaaccctatgaatgtaaaaactgCAGTAAAGCATTCGCTTCTTCCAGTTATCTTCGagaacatgaaagaattcatactggagagaaactctATGAATGTAAAAATTGTGGTAAGGCATTCACTTCTTCCAGTTCCCTTCAGagacatgaaagaaatcacactggagagaaaccctatgaatgtaaagaatgcgGGAAAGCCTTCAGTTATAGCAGTTCTCTTCgaaaacatgaaagaattcacactggagagaaactctatgaatgtaaaaattgtagtaaagcattcacttcttccagtTCCCTTCAGagacatgaaagaaatcacactggagagaaaccctatgaatgtaaagaatgcgGGAAAGCCTTCAGTTTTAGCAGTTCTCTTCGAAAACATGAaataactcacactggagagaaacctcatGAATGTAAAaactgcagtaaagcattcacttcttccagtTATCTTCGagaacatgaaagaattcatactggagagaaaccctataaatgtaaaaaatgcagtaaagcattcacttcttccagttctcttcgaagacatgaaagaattcacactggagagaaaccctatgaatgtaaaaactgcagtaaagcattcgctttttccagttatcttcgagaacatgaaagaattcatactggagagaaactctATGAATGTAAAAATTGTGGTAAGGCATTCACTTCTTCCAGTTCCCTTCAGaaacatgaaagaaatcacactggagagaaaccctatgaatgtaaagaatgcgGGAAAGCCTTCAGTTGTAGCAGTTCTCTTCGAAAACATGAAataattcacactggagagaaactatatgaatgtaaaaattgtagtaaagcattcacttcttccagtTCCCTTCAGagacatgaaagaaatcacactggagagaaaccctatgaatgtaaagaatgcgGGAAAGCCTTCAGGTGTAGCAGTTCTCTTCGAAAACATGAaataactcacactggagagaaacctcatGAATGTAAAaactgcagtaaagcattcactacTTCCAGTTATCTTCGagaacatgaaagaattcatactggagagaaacgctataaatgtaaaaaatgcagtaaagcattcacttcttccagttctcttcgaagacatgaaagaattcacactggagagaaaccctatgaatgtaaaaactgcagtaaagcattcacttcttccagtTATCTTCGagaacatgaaagaattcatactggagagaaaccctatgaatgtaaaaaatgcagtaaagcattcagttcttccagttttcttaaaatacatgaaagaactcatactggagagaaaccctatgaatgtaaagaatgtgggaaatccttcagTTGTAGTAGTTCTCTTCGAAAACATGAAATaactcacacaggagagaaacatgaatgtaaaaaatgcagtaaagcattcactttttCCACTTGTcttcaaagacatgaaagaactcatactggagagaaaccctatgagtgtAAAGAATGCAGGAAAGCCTTCAGTTGTAGTAGTTCTCTTCGAAAACATGAAATaactcacacaggagagaaacatgaatgtaaaaaatgcagtaaaacaTTCACTTCTTCTAGTTCTCTTCaagtacatgaaagaattcacactggagagaaaccctatgaatgtaaaaattgcagtaaagcattcagGTCTTCCAGTTATCTTCGagaacatgaaagaattcatactggagagaaacgctataaatgtaagaaatgcagtaaagcattcatcTTTTCCGGTTCTCTTAAAGTACATGAaataactcacactggagagaaaccctatgaatgtaaaaaatgcagtaaagcattcagtttctccagttttcttcaacaacatgaaagaattcatactggagagaaaccctatgaatgtgaaaaatgcagtaaagcattcactttttCCACTTCTTTGCGAAGACATgcaagaactcatactggagagaaaccctctGAATGTAAGGAATATATGAAAGCCTTTATGATTCCTTCAAGCCTTTGA